A DNA window from Verrucomicrobiia bacterium contains the following coding sequences:
- a CDS encoding tetratricopeptide repeat protein, with product MNTDTETKPASAKNILFASLLLFLVTFLVFSPAIKNDFVTYDDPEYVTANPYVQQGLTLDGFKWAFAAHGANWHPVTWISHMADGQLYGLRPWGHHLSSVIIHAINASLVFLLFARLTGRRWPAFFIALLFALHPLRVESVAWISERKDVLSTFFFLLTLLAYERYVSAQRAIGSKRRFHYALALIFFGLGLMSKSMLVTTPCVLLLLDYWPLNRFSTLGFSRLLVEKIPFFLLTIAFSLIAFFAQAHGAAMVAAIPLSARTANALVAYCHYLGKIFWPTNLSPLYPFAATLPTATVAEAAALLVIISIFVIALRRTQPALLFGWLWFLGMLVPVIGLVKIGEQSMADRYTYLPSLGITAALVWSVQTFLRKSPRATLALSGLGIVCALACAIVTEHQIKYWHNSETMFQRAVDTTENNTLADVGLGICLAERGQLDAAIALYRHSLIVSPNYFESHYNLGQALSQQGKYDEAIAHFKAAIAQRSGIADTYSSLGVALIGVGRNDDAIAQFQQAARLNPADPLPHDDIAKILSKDDSRLDEAINEFQIALQLQPDNASRHSDLGSLLMRKGRHNEAIAELQEAVKLDPKNADHHNSLGSALGVTGHLDDAITEFQTAIKLNPTDPRAQKNLTRALAMKASAPQNPPLRPNNSPN from the coding sequence ATGAATACGGACACGGAAACAAAACCTGCTTCCGCCAAAAACATTCTATTCGCCAGTCTGCTCCTGTTCCTCGTCACTTTCCTCGTTTTTTCGCCCGCCATAAAAAACGATTTCGTCACCTACGACGACCCCGAGTACGTCACCGCCAATCCCTACGTCCAACAAGGTCTCACCCTCGACGGCTTCAAATGGGCCTTCGCCGCGCACGGCGCCAACTGGCATCCCGTCACCTGGATTTCCCACATGGCCGATGGCCAGCTCTATGGCTTGCGTCCATGGGGCCATCATCTCAGCAGCGTTATCATCCACGCCATCAATGCGTCACTGGTCTTTCTTTTATTTGCGCGGCTCACCGGACGCCGATGGCCCGCTTTCTTCATTGCCCTGCTTTTCGCCCTCCATCCACTCCGCGTCGAATCCGTCGCCTGGATTTCCGAACGCAAAGATGTGCTCAGCACCTTTTTCTTCCTCCTCACGCTGCTCGCGTATGAGCGTTACGTCTCCGCGCAACGAGCCATCGGATCAAAACGCCGATTCCATTACGCGCTCGCCTTGATATTTTTCGGCCTCGGCCTCATGTCCAAATCCATGCTCGTCACCACGCCGTGCGTTTTATTGCTTCTGGATTACTGGCCGCTGAATCGCTTTTCGACGCTTGGCTTCTCTCGCCTGCTCGTCGAAAAAATTCCCTTTTTCCTCCTCACCATCGCCTTCAGCCTCATCGCATTTTTTGCCCAGGCCCACGGCGCCGCGATGGTCGCTGCGATTCCCCTGAGCGCTCGCACCGCCAATGCCCTCGTCGCTTACTGCCATTATCTCGGCAAAATATTTTGGCCCACCAATCTATCTCCTCTGTATCCGTTTGCCGCCACTCTTCCCACAGCCACCGTAGCCGAAGCCGCCGCGTTGTTGGTAATCATTTCAATCTTCGTGATCGCGCTTCGCCGAACGCAGCCCGCGCTTTTATTTGGCTGGCTTTGGTTTCTCGGCATGCTCGTCCCGGTCATCGGCCTCGTCAAAATCGGAGAACAATCCATGGCGGATCGCTATACCTATCTTCCCTCGCTGGGCATTACCGCAGCGCTGGTTTGGAGTGTGCAAACTTTCCTTCGTAAATCTCCCCGCGCCACTCTCGCTCTCTCCGGCCTCGGGATAGTTTGCGCCCTCGCTTGCGCCATTGTCACCGAACACCAAATCAAATACTGGCACAACAGCGAAACCATGTTCCAACGCGCCGTTGACACCACCGAAAACAATACTCTCGCCGATGTCGGCCTTGGAATTTGCCTCGCCGAACGCGGCCAACTGGACGCCGCCATTGCTCTCTATCGCCATTCGCTCATCGTTTCCCCCAATTATTTCGAGTCGCACTACAACCTCGGCCAGGCCCTTTCCCAGCAAGGCAAATACGACGAAGCCATCGCACATTTCAAAGCCGCCATCGCCCAACGCTCCGGCATTGCCGATACTTATTCCAGCCTCGGCGTCGCCTTGATCGGCGTCGGCCGCAACGACGACGCCATCGCCCAATTCCAGCAAGCCGCCCGCCTCAACCCCGCCGACCCCTTGCCTCACGATGACATCGCCAAAATCCTCTCCAAAGACGATTCACGCCTCGACGAAGCCATCAACGAATTTCAAATCGCCCTGCAACTTCAGCCCGATAATGCGTCCCGCCATTCCGACCTTGGCTCCCTGCTCATGCGCAAAGGCCGTCACAACGAAGCCATCGCCGAGCTTCAGGAAGCCGTCAAACTAGACCCCAAAAACGCCGATCATCACAACAGCCTCGGCAGTGCCCTCGGCGTCACCGGCCACCTCGACGACGCCATCACCGAATTCCAAACCGCAATAAAATTAAATCCCACCGACCCCCGAGCCCAAAAAAACCTCACCCGCGCCCTGGCCATGAAAGCCTCCGCCCCACAGAATCCGCCGCTCCGTCCAAATAATTCCCCAAACTGA
- a CDS encoding PIN domain-containing protein, whose product MKVFCDTNVLVAAFVGNHPHHQAARPILERIKSRADQGFIAAHSLAESYAVLTRLPGASQVPPPIAWQLLSENLIQDFTLVSLSAKEYSTTIEAATKFNVQGGKIYDALLLAAAAKSNAQRIYTFNLSHFQTIASPNLRARIVSP is encoded by the coding sequence ATGAAAGTTTTTTGCGATACCAACGTCCTCGTGGCGGCGTTTGTGGGAAACCATCCGCATCATCAAGCCGCACGGCCCATTTTGGAGCGCATCAAATCTCGCGCCGATCAGGGTTTCATCGCCGCGCACAGTCTGGCGGAATCTTACGCCGTGCTGACGCGCCTGCCGGGAGCCAGCCAGGTCCCACCCCCCATCGCCTGGCAACTCCTGTCAGAAAATCTCATACAAGATTTCACTTTGGTTTCGCTATCGGCAAAGGAATATTCCACAACCATCGAGGCGGCCACAAAATTTAATGTTCAGGGCGGAAAAATCTACGATGCCTTGCTCCTCGCGGCGGCGGCCAAAAGCAATGCCCAACGCATTTATACTTTCAACCTTTCGCACTTCCAAACCATCGCTTCGCCAAACCTTCGTGCACGAATCGTTTCCCCCTGA
- a CDS encoding AbrB/MazE/SpoVT family DNA-binding domain-containing protein, translated as MKETNVQMDRAGRVVLPKTLRDRFHLRGGDMLAIEVKAGAIELRPTNAVGQLKRINGVLVFTAPGHLTNQDFADASREERMDDVLGRATTKR; from the coding sequence ATGAAAGAAACCAATGTCCAAATGGATCGCGCTGGCCGGGTTGTGCTCCCGAAAACTCTGCGCGATAGATTTCATCTTCGTGGCGGCGATATGCTGGCCATTGAAGTCAAAGCAGGCGCCATCGAACTTCGCCCCACCAACGCCGTCGGCCAGTTGAAACGCATAAACGGAGTTCTCGTCTTTACCGCTCCCGGCCACCTCACCAATCAGGATTTCGCAGACGCATCCCGCGAAGAGCGAATGGATGATGTCCTCGGCCGCGCAACCACCAAGCGATGA
- a CDS encoding TIM barrel protein codes for MKTKLSRRSVLKTTAVAAAVTALGHRLSAAEAASGAALKGRINHSVCKWCYDKIPLETLCQAGKEMGLQSIELLLVSDFPTLKKYDLSCAMVTGVPGGITSGLNRVENHDKIVEYFEQTIPATAEAGYPNIICFSGNRKGMSDEEGLKNCVKGLQRITPIAEKHKVTICMELLNSKVNHKDYMCDHSAWGVELCKQTGSERFKLLYDIYHMQIMEGDVIHTIRDNHQYFAHYHTGGVPGRHEIDETQELYYPAIMEAIIATGFRGHVAQEFIPARADAIASLKQGVTICDV; via the coding sequence ATGAAAACCAAACTTTCCCGCCGTTCTGTTTTGAAGACCACCGCTGTCGCCGCCGCTGTCACCGCTCTTGGGCATCGTCTTAGTGCCGCCGAAGCGGCTTCGGGCGCGGCGCTCAAGGGGCGCATCAATCATTCAGTTTGCAAATGGTGTTATGACAAGATCCCGCTGGAAACCTTGTGCCAGGCGGGCAAGGAAATGGGTTTGCAATCCATCGAACTGCTCCTGGTTTCGGATTTTCCCACGCTCAAGAAATATGATTTGAGTTGCGCGATGGTCACGGGCGTGCCCGGCGGCATCACGAGCGGGCTCAATCGCGTCGAGAACCATGATAAGATTGTTGAGTATTTTGAGCAGACGATTCCGGCGACGGCGGAGGCGGGTTATCCGAACATCATTTGTTTTTCCGGCAATCGCAAAGGCATGAGCGATGAGGAGGGGTTGAAGAATTGCGTCAAGGGTTTGCAACGCATCACGCCGATTGCGGAGAAGCATAAGGTCACGATTTGCATGGAATTGCTCAACAGCAAAGTGAATCACAAGGATTATATGTGCGATCACTCGGCATGGGGCGTGGAGCTTTGCAAGCAGACCGGCTCGGAGCGGTTCAAGCTGCTTTACGATATTTATCACATGCAGATCATGGAGGGCGATGTCATCCATACGATCCGCGATAATCATCAATATTTCGCGCATTATCATACGGGAGGCGTGCCGGGGCGGCATGAGATTGACGAGACGCAGGAGCTTTATTATCCCGCGATCATGGAGGCGATCATTGCGACGGGTTTCAGGGGGCATGTGGCGCAGGAATTTATTCCGGCGCGGGCGGATGCGATTGCTTCATTGAAGCAGGGTGTGACGATTTGCGACGTTTGA
- a CDS encoding nucleoside transporter C-terminal domain-containing protein, whose amino-acid sequence MGNKLVSLCGLLIFICIAWALSNNRKFFPWRTVLCGLALQFGFAVFILQTAFGQRFFGYIQLVFNKLLDAANQGAMFVFGPLATSAIMNDKFGSDHAFIFVISVTSSIVIVSALSSFFYHYGILQRIVHFMAIIMQKTMRTSGSESLAAGVNMFVGQDESALVIKLYLAGMTASELFALMTIGMATIASGVMITYAQLGMSAGHLLTASVMSAPGALLIAKIMFPETERSETTAAAKLKTEKHTVNGIDALCRGAGDGMMLAINVMAMVMAFVAIVWLVNFSLGWMQRKFGVDHPLTMQVALGWINAPFAWLMGVPWHDCQIFGQLLSERILLNEFISYLDLSSIIHTQTMNGQPAALSPRSITLATYALCGFANFSSIAIQIGGIGTIAPTRRSDLARYGFRAMIGGLISCYLSATIAGLLIP is encoded by the coding sequence ATGGGAAACAAGCTGGTTAGCCTGTGCGGACTGCTGATCTTCATCTGCATCGCCTGGGCCCTCTCCAACAATCGGAAATTTTTTCCCTGGCGCACCGTGCTCTGCGGACTCGCGCTGCAATTCGGTTTCGCCGTCTTCATCCTGCAAACCGCCTTTGGCCAGCGCTTCTTCGGTTACATCCAGCTGGTCTTCAACAAACTCCTCGACGCCGCCAACCAGGGCGCGATGTTTGTCTTCGGCCCGCTCGCCACGTCCGCCATCATGAACGACAAATTCGGCTCCGACCACGCGTTCATCTTCGTCATCTCCGTCACCAGCTCCATCGTCATCGTGTCGGCCTTGTCCTCGTTTTTTTATCACTACGGAATTTTGCAACGCATCGTTCATTTCATGGCGATCATCATGCAAAAAACCATGCGCACCAGCGGCAGCGAAAGTCTCGCGGCGGGCGTGAACATGTTCGTCGGCCAGGACGAATCCGCGCTGGTCATCAAATTGTATCTCGCCGGCATGACCGCCAGCGAATTGTTCGCCCTCATGACCATCGGCATGGCCACCATCGCCAGCGGCGTGATGATCACCTACGCCCAACTCGGCATGAGCGCGGGCCATTTGCTCACTGCGTCTGTCATGAGCGCGCCCGGCGCATTGCTCATCGCCAAAATCATGTTTCCCGAAACCGAGCGCAGCGAAACCACCGCCGCCGCAAAACTCAAGACCGAGAAGCACACCGTGAACGGCATTGACGCCCTGTGCCGCGGCGCCGGCGATGGCATGATGCTCGCCATAAATGTCATGGCGATGGTCATGGCCTTCGTCGCCATCGTGTGGCTGGTGAATTTTTCGCTCGGCTGGATGCAACGCAAATTCGGCGTGGACCATCCGCTCACGATGCAAGTGGCGCTCGGCTGGATCAACGCGCCCTTCGCGTGGCTGATGGGAGTGCCGTGGCACGATTGCCAAATCTTCGGCCAGCTTCTCAGCGAACGCATTCTCCTCAACGAATTCATCAGCTACCTCGACCTCTCCAGCATCATCCACACGCAAACCATGAACGGCCAGCCCGCGGCCTTGAGCCCTCGCAGCATTACTCTCGCGACCTATGCGCTCTGCGGTTTCGCGAACTTTAGCAGCATCGCGATTCAGATCGGCGGCATCGGCACCATCGCGCCCACCCGCCGTTCCGACCTCGCCCGCTACGGTTTCCGCGCCATGATCGGCGGATTAATTTCCTGCTACCTAAGCGCGACGATTGCTGGATTGTTGATCCCTTAA
- a CDS encoding transposase, protein MCAQDGRLLDKGILLISPHRKNRIKPSLNDGRALRRYRKRWKIERTFAWLGSFRRWLVR, encoded by the coding sequence GTGTGTGCTCAAGACGGGCGCTTGCTGGACAAGGGCATTCTGCTCATCAGTCCGCATCGGAAAAACCGAATCAAACCCTCGCTCAACGATGGCCGCGCTCTGCGGCGCTACCGCAAGCGGTGGAAAATCGAACGGACTTTTGCCTGGCTGGGCAGCTTCAGAAGATGGTTGGTGCGCTAG
- a CDS encoding molybdenum cofactor biosynthesis protein MoaE, with amino-acid sequence MKRQLTISAEPIHEPALVSQRALSDRMGAVVHFTGVVRAMEHDAPIQALDYETFEKMAIHQFHKLFDEMEKRWPIESVRLVHRIGQVKVGEASLWLEIIAPHRAEAFAAAQWLVDEMKRVVPIWKKPLL; translated from the coding sequence ATGAAACGCCAACTCACCATTTCTGCCGAACCCATCCACGAGCCCGCGCTCGTCTCGCAACGCGCCTTGTCGGATCGCATGGGCGCGGTCGTGCATTTCACCGGCGTCGTCCGCGCGATGGAACACGACGCTCCCATTCAAGCCCTCGATTACGAGACCTTCGAGAAAATGGCCATCCATCAATTCCACAAACTGTTCGACGAAATGGAAAAACGCTGGCCCATCGAATCCGTGCGCCTCGTCCACCGCATTGGCCAGGTAAAAGTCGGCGAAGCCTCATTGTGGTTGGAAATCATCGCGCCCCACCGCGCCGAAGCCTTCGCCGCCGCCCAATGGCTCGTGGACGAAATGAAACGCGTCGTGCCCATCTGGAAAAAACCGCTTCTCTAA
- a CDS encoding MoaD/ThiS family protein yields MQIEVHFYSYFKELTGVAQTSVTLPENATLNDLLAQVAVRFPKWAAMQNSSLIAVGVEYQTRDYALKSNDEVSLFPPVQGG; encoded by the coding sequence ATGCAAATCGAGGTCCATTTTTATTCGTACTTCAAAGAGTTGACCGGCGTCGCGCAAACCTCAGTGACCTTGCCCGAGAACGCCACGCTCAACGATCTGCTCGCGCAAGTCGCCGTTCGCTTTCCCAAATGGGCCGCGATGCAAAATTCCTCCCTCATCGCTGTCGGCGTGGAATACCAAACCCGCGACTATGCGCTAAAGTCCAACGACGAAGTCTCACTGTTTCCGCCAGTGCAAGGCGGTTGA
- the hpt gene encoding hypoxanthine phosphoribosyltransferase yields the protein MKTPPAIPSVRAQPVPPRWRNEVERVLISDKQIARRIKELSAEIEADFRDHEMVVVSLLNGTVMFLADLIRHMSLPLRLDFMGVSSYGVGTESGDLVFTKELRLDVRGRDVLLVDDILDTGKTLHKVMAKLRLLKPRRIKTCVLLDKAARRVEPVQADYVGFEIPDFFVVGYGLDFAERYRNLPFVGVLHPQVYKLVSQQAVKPQRKKARRK from the coding sequence ATGAAAACTCCGCCCGCCATTCCATCCGTCCGAGCCCAACCCGTTCCGCCCCGCTGGCGCAATGAAGTCGAACGCGTCCTCATCAGCGACAAACAAATCGCCCGCCGCATCAAGGAACTTTCCGCCGAGATCGAAGCCGACTTTCGCGATCACGAAATGGTCGTCGTCTCCCTGCTTAACGGCACCGTCATGTTCCTCGCCGATTTGATCCGGCACATGTCGCTGCCTCTGCGCTTGGATTTCATGGGCGTCTCCAGCTACGGCGTCGGCACCGAATCCGGCGACCTCGTTTTCACCAAGGAACTCCGCCTGGACGTTCGCGGCCGCGATGTCCTCCTCGTGGACGATATTTTGGACACCGGCAAAACGCTTCATAAAGTCATGGCCAAACTGCGCCTCCTCAAGCCGCGCCGCATCAAGACCTGCGTCCTGCTCGACAAAGCCGCCCGCCGCGTCGAACCCGTTCAGGCCGATTACGTCGGCTTTGAGATCCCCGATTTTTTTGTCGTCGGTTACGGTTTGGATTTCGCCGAGCGCTACCGCAATCTGCCCTTCGTCGGCGTGTTGCATCCGCAGGTTTACAAACTCGTCTCGCAACAAGCCGTCAAGCCGCAACGAAAAAAAGCCCGGCGCAAATAG
- a CDS encoding class I SAM-dependent methyltransferase produces MKAKRPAKPPAKYTRLNDRSYAYVCACRSHARDPVLDALRATTEALGEIARMQIGREQGAFMTQLVRAIGAREAIEIGTFTGYSSICIARGLGANGRLLCLDMSEEWTNIARKFWKRAGVAGKIELQLGPAMESLRELPRARKFQFAFIDADKPGYDAYYEAVLPRMQRNGLILFDNMMWGGRLEGQRHIKDENGRAIDKLNRKLAKDKRVESVLLPLADGIHICRVV; encoded by the coding sequence ATGAAAGCGAAACGTCCTGCCAAGCCGCCGGCGAAGTATACGCGCCTTAATGACCGCAGTTACGCTTATGTGTGCGCGTGCCGGAGCCATGCGCGCGATCCGGTGCTGGATGCGTTGCGCGCCACGACTGAGGCGCTGGGGGAAATCGCGCGGATGCAGATCGGGCGCGAGCAGGGGGCGTTCATGACGCAACTCGTGAGGGCGATCGGCGCGCGTGAGGCCATCGAGATCGGCACGTTCACGGGCTACAGTTCCATTTGCATTGCGCGCGGATTAGGCGCGAATGGGCGTCTATTGTGCCTGGATATGAGCGAGGAGTGGACGAATATTGCGCGAAAATTTTGGAAGCGCGCGGGGGTGGCGGGAAAGATTGAATTGCAACTGGGGCCGGCGATGGAATCGCTTCGCGAGTTGCCGCGTGCGCGCAAATTTCAATTTGCTTTTATTGACGCGGACAAGCCGGGTTACGATGCGTATTACGAAGCGGTGTTGCCGCGCATGCAGAGGAACGGACTGATTCTTTTCGATAATATGATGTGGGGCGGACGGCTCGAAGGGCAGCGTCACATCAAGGATGAAAATGGGCGCGCGATTGATAAGTTGAATCGCAAGCTGGCGAAAGATAAGCGCGTGGAATCGGTGCTGTTGCCGCTGGCGGATGGCATTCATATTTGCCGGGTGGTTTGA
- a CDS encoding mechanosensitive ion channel family protein codes for MNNTNVVALNTSVDHIKTKLEDFAFANGPGILAAILILIAGVILARWVDRILMRSLNKKDMEPPVKMLISRIVKLLVIGFALVVALGTAGVNVMALVAGIGVAGVGVGLAMQGVLSNLFAGLTIIFTKPFRVGEYIEIAGVQGQVKQIELFSTVLLHGDLSRVVIPNRKIVGEILHNYGNIRQLDLSVGVGYASNINDVLAEVKQILANNPRVMKDPAPGIGVTSLGESSITIAVKPWTTLADFGPAQVEIYQAILAQFRAKKIEIPFPQREVKWLTPAPVA; via the coding sequence ATGAACAATACAAATGTCGTGGCACTCAATACGTCCGTGGATCATATAAAAACAAAGCTCGAGGATTTTGCGTTTGCGAACGGGCCGGGAATTCTGGCGGCGATTTTGATCCTTATCGCGGGTGTCATCCTGGCGCGCTGGGTGGACCGGATTTTGATGCGCTCGCTCAACAAGAAGGACATGGAGCCGCCGGTCAAGATGCTGATCTCGCGCATCGTCAAGTTGCTTGTGATCGGTTTTGCGCTGGTGGTGGCGCTCGGCACGGCGGGGGTGAATGTGATGGCGCTGGTGGCGGGCATCGGTGTCGCGGGCGTGGGTGTGGGACTGGCGATGCAGGGCGTCCTCAGCAATCTGTTCGCGGGGCTCACGATTATTTTTACGAAGCCGTTTCGCGTGGGTGAATATATCGAAATCGCGGGCGTGCAGGGGCAGGTGAAGCAGATCGAATTATTTTCGACGGTGCTTTTGCACGGCGACCTTTCGCGGGTCGTGATACCGAACCGAAAAATCGTCGGCGAGATTTTGCATAATTACGGAAACATCCGGCAGCTTGATTTGTCGGTGGGGGTTGGTTATGCGAGTAATATCAACGACGTGCTCGCCGAGGTAAAACAAATCCTGGCGAATAATCCGCGCGTGATGAAAGATCCCGCGCCGGGGATTGGCGTGACCTCGCTGGGGGAATCGTCCATCACCATCGCGGTGAAGCCGTGGACGACGCTGGCGGATTTTGGTCCGGCGCAGGTGGAAATTTATCAGGCGATCCTGGCGCAGTTCCGGGCGAAGAAAATCGAGATTCCATTCCCACAACGCGAGGTGAAATGGTTGACTCCGGCGCCGGTGGCGTGA
- a CDS encoding DUF5615 family PIN-like protein, which translates to MRIKILLDVHLSPEVAVALRRRFPDLDVKSIHETDWAALPDEVLLELLDTEDRVLVTRDVNTMPGHTKTRVAAGKTHAGVIYADSKKLRQTDTRGLIRRLIEVLEKHGNEDFTCRSGWL; encoded by the coding sequence ATGAGAATAAAAATTTTGCTCGATGTGCATCTCTCTCCGGAAGTAGCGGTCGCGCTGCGACGCCGTTTCCCGGACCTGGATGTCAAAAGCATTCATGAAACCGATTGGGCCGCTTTGCCTGATGAAGTGTTGCTCGAACTGCTGGACACGGAGGATCGCGTGTTGGTCACCCGCGATGTGAACACCATGCCAGGCCATACCAAAACCCGGGTTGCCGCCGGAAAAACCCACGCCGGCGTGATCTATGCCGATAGCAAAAAACTTCGGCAAACCGATACCCGCGGACTCATCCGCCGGCTCATCGAAGTTTTGGAAAAACACGGCAACGAAGATTTCACCTGCCGTTCTGGCTGGCTTTAA
- a CDS encoding LL-diaminopimelate aminotransferase, producing MSDNYIQNLFAERIGGRQYGKSTAIYKFEKIKRAKRAALAANPGKEIIDMGVGEPDEMAFPEVVAKLHSEALRPENRGYSDNGDDQLKQAAARYLERVCGVKGINPETEVLHSIGSKAALSILPAALINPGDYVLMTIPGYPVFGTHSKYYGGLVHNLPLTEANRFLPDLASIPAEVLSKAKVLVINYPNNPTGASATPEFFAQVVDFAKKNNLVVIHDAAYAALVFEGKPLSFLATPGAKDVGIELHSTSKTFNMTGWRCGFVAGNELLVKAYGDVKDNTDSGQFLAIQHAGAYCFDHPEITEKISAKYSRRMEALVKVLRQNGFAAHKPKGSFFLYVPAPKAAVRADGTRVEFKNAEEVSQWLITEKLISTVPWDDACANLRFSVTFAARDPNDEQRVLADIAARLGDVKFQF from the coding sequence ATGTCCGACAATTATATCCAGAATCTTTTCGCCGAACGCATCGGCGGGCGCCAATACGGCAAGTCCACCGCGATTTATAAATTCGAGAAAATCAAGCGCGCCAAACGCGCCGCCCTGGCCGCGAATCCCGGCAAGGAGATCATTGACATGGGGGTGGGCGAGCCGGATGAGATGGCGTTTCCTGAAGTGGTGGCGAAATTGCATTCGGAGGCGTTGCGACCGGAGAATCGCGGTTACTCGGACAACGGCGACGACCAACTCAAGCAGGCGGCGGCGCGTTATCTCGAACGCGTCTGCGGCGTGAAGGGCATCAATCCCGAGACGGAGGTTTTGCACTCCATCGGCAGCAAGGCGGCGCTCTCGATTTTGCCGGCGGCGTTGATCAATCCTGGCGATTATGTCCTGATGACGATACCCGGGTATCCGGTCTTCGGCACCCACTCCAAGTATTATGGCGGATTGGTTCATAACTTGCCGCTGACCGAGGCGAATCGTTTTCTGCCGGATCTGGCGAGCATTCCGGCGGAGGTCTTGAGCAAGGCGAAGGTTTTGGTGATCAATTATCCGAACAACCCAACTGGGGCGAGTGCGACACCGGAATTTTTCGCGCAAGTGGTTGACTTTGCGAAGAAAAACAACCTGGTAGTCATCCACGATGCTGCTTATGCCGCGCTTGTGTTTGAAGGCAAGCCACTTAGCTTTCTGGCAACGCCCGGGGCGAAGGATGTAGGCATTGAACTGCACTCGACCAGCAAGACGTTTAACATGACCGGATGGCGTTGTGGGTTTGTGGCGGGCAATGAATTGCTCGTAAAAGCCTACGGTGACGTTAAAGATAATACGGATTCGGGTCAATTTCTGGCAATTCAGCATGCGGGAGCTTATTGCTTCGATCATCCTGAGATTACGGAAAAGATTTCGGCGAAATATTCCCGTCGCATGGAAGCCTTGGTTAAAGTGCTGCGTCAGAATGGCTTTGCCGCGCATAAACCGAAAGGCTCGTTTTTCCTCTATGTTCCAGCTCCCAAAGCGGCGGTTCGCGCGGATGGCACGCGGGTTGAGTTCAAAAATGCCGAGGAAGTTTCGCAATGGCTGATCACGGAAAAGCTCATTTCCACCGTGCCTTGGGATGACGCTTGCGCCAATTTGCGGTTTAGTGTAACTTTTGCAGCCAGAGACCCCAATGATGAACAGCGCGTGCTGGCGGATATTGCCGCGCGCTTGGGTGATGTGAAGTTCCAGTTTTAG
- a CDS encoding response regulator: MTDQSSAEKPKRLLVVDDNPELAQTYQELFEANGYQVSLARNGVQGLKHILEHAVDAILCDLSMPQLGGDAFHLTVQRVRPQLGERFIFVTGNSDNPKYEKFLKMVTCPVLYKPVAVDKLLETLRRLVATV, translated from the coding sequence ATGACTGATCAAAGTAGCGCAGAAAAGCCCAAGCGTTTGCTCGTGGTGGATGATAATCCAGAACTTGCGCAAACGTATCAGGAGTTGTTCGAGGCGAATGGTTACCAGGTCAGCCTCGCCCGCAACGGCGTTCAGGGTCTCAAGCATATCCTTGAGCATGCCGTGGATGCCATCCTCTGCGACCTTTCCATGCCTCAACTGGGCGGCGACGCCTTTCACCTGACCGTCCAACGTGTCCGCCCGCAACTTGGCGAGCGTTTTATTTTTGTGACCGGGAACTCGGATAATCCCAAGTACGAGAAGTTCCTCAAAATGGTCACTTGTCCCGTCCTTTACAAACCGGTCGCTGTGGATAAGTTATTGGAGACCCTCAGAAGGCTGGTTGCGACTGTATGA
- a CDS encoding DUF2127 domain-containing protein has protein sequence MNQTIEQKSGVLVKVGSADASARAHHAPLGLQTVAVFEAAKGLIVLIAGLGLLSLVHRDAQIVAEEIVRLLHLNPAHRYPNIFIDFAGNLNDGRLWSMAFAALAYSTVRLVEAYGLWHERSWAEWFAVLSSGIFLPVELHHIIAKPNFLNVIIFLGNIGIVVYLAYVLATNSKHKKNSAAQ, from the coding sequence GTGAATCAGACGATCGAACAAAAAAGCGGTGTCCTCGTGAAGGTCGGGTCCGCCGATGCGTCCGCAAGAGCGCATCATGCCCCGCTGGGGTTGCAGACCGTGGCCGTCTTTGAAGCAGCCAAGGGCTTGATTGTTTTGATTGCGGGCCTCGGATTGCTTTCGCTGGTGCATCGCGACGCCCAGATCGTGGCGGAAGAAATCGTCCGCTTGTTGCACTTGAACCCGGCGCATCGGTACCCGAACATCTTTATTGATTTCGCGGGCAATTTGAATGACGGACGACTCTGGTCCATGGCCTTTGCCGCGCTGGCTTATTCTACCGTGCGGCTGGTTGAGGCTTATGGTCTCTGGCATGAGCGTTCCTGGGCAGAGTGGTTTGCGGTGCTGTCGTCGGGAATTTTTCTGCCGGTGGAGTTGCATCATATCATCGCAAAGCCAAATTTCCTGAATGTCATCATTTTCCTCGGCAACATCGGCATCGTCGTTTATTTGGCTTACGTGCTGGCCACGAACTCGAAGCACAAAAAAAATTCGGCAGCGCAATGA